Part of the Dehalococcoidia bacterium genome is shown below.
CGCGCCACCATGTACGGCCGTCGCCAGATCGGGCAGAAGTAGCGCACCGGCTCGCCGCGCCGCGCCGTGCAGGCTGCGGCCACCTCGCGCGCCTCGGTCAGCCAGTCGATGCTGCCCGGATCGGCGCCGACCATGCCTGCAAGCAGCGCAAGCCCGTCGAGCGCGGCGGCCACCGTCGCGTAGTGCGTGACGAAGACGGCGAGGCCGGCCTGACGCAGCGCGGCCACGTCCTCCCGCCGGTTCTCCTCGCTGCTGGCGATGACAAGATCGGGGTGCAGCGCCGCGATCGCCGCAAGGTCCGGCGTCTTCGTGCCGCCGACTTTGGGCAACAGGGCGACGGCCGCTGCCGGCTCTTCGCAAAAGCGGGTGACGCCCGCCACACGCTCGCCCGCGCCGAAGGCGAACAGCGCCTCCGTCAGGCTCGGCACGAGCGAGACGATGCGCCGCGGCGGCCGCGGCAGGCTCAGCGCAACACCGCTCGCGTCGATCGCGTTCAACGCGGCGCCTCGGCCGGGCCGGCAAGCGGCATCTCCTCGCGCGGCTGGTACCAGAGGTTCGTCTCGCGGCAGAACTTGCACTTGCGCATCGTGGTGATCAGCGGCCGATCGGCGCCCTTGGCCGAGCAGAGAAAGAGCGGCAGGCGCGTGCGATCCACACCTTCGGGGATGCTGGCGCGGTCGCAGGCCGGGTTGGCCGAGAGGAAGCGGCAGCGGCGCTGGTCGTGCCCGGACCCTTTCGGCCGCAGTCCCGTCGTCATGATCCGCCTCACCGTTCGCATGCCCGCAAGCTGAGTATAGCAGCGGCGGCCGGCTTCGCGTCCGCGGGCGCAGCCAGGCGACGGCCGCGCCTGTCGGGGATGTGTGCGGCGTTTGCCCACGGGCGGGGGGAGACGGTTAGCGGTTGCCCCAGTCGATCAGCAGGCCGAGCAGCAGGCCCGCCAGCATCACACCGCCGACCAGCACCCAGAAGACGATCGGCGTCCAGTCGATGCCGAACGGTTGCCCCTGCCCCGGCCGATCCGCGTAGGCGAGCGCCGGTGTCAGCGCGATCAAACACGAGAACAGCGCGATCACGGGCCGGGAGAGCAACCGGCGCAGCATGTGA
Proteins encoded:
- a CDS encoding helical backbone metal receptor; the protein is MNAIDASGVALSLPRPPRRIVSLVPSLTEALFAFGAGERVAGVTRFCEEPAAAVALLPKVGGTKTPDLAAIAALHPDLVIASSEENRREDVAALRQAGLAVFVTHYATVAAALDGLALLAGMVGADPGSIDWLTEAREVAAACTARRGEPVRYFCPIWRRPYMVAR